AAAGACGTCACGGCGCCTGTCACAATGTCTGCAGAGCCGCCCGTGAGTTGTGACGGCGTTGTGTGTGTTGCGGGCATGCATGGGCCTCTCTGCACCGCTGGTGCCAACTGCTACGcacgtacgtatgtacttcgtacacatacgttcgttcgttcgtaCTACGCATGTCGTAGTAAGGATTCGTGATTATATGTAGCCTCTTGTTTCAGACCCTGCGAGGGCAGGccgttggcgagggcggccgagCCTGGACCGCCCTCGTGTGTCTGCTGCGCCCTCTCAATTGTCCGTGTTTACTGCCTAGGTATGTATATTACCTGCATTCCTGACAGCTGCTCACATGTAAAGTATATGTACTTTGTAATTCtttgcgtgtgtgtgtgtctgcaCGCAACGTGCATTACGTTAGTACAGAAAAAAAAGCCCACAAGCCTGGCATTGGCAAAGCAAGCGATCTCCCAACGCCGCTCAGCTGCCTGATCTCGCGTCTGGCGTTGCACCGCCGACGCTGTCtgaccttggcggcgaggcacaGCACCGCCGAGATCACGATGACGACTCGCGACGTGCAGGCGGGGGGCGATCGTTTGCAGCGAATTTGACCAAAGAAGGCACGCAGCATTTTGGCGCCCCGCGGTGCTTGTTCCCCGAGGGTAagcgcccgccctccctcgCTTGCACCATATGGGTCAAGACAGCACAAACGAAATGCTCGACAAAGGTTCAGATACCGACAAGCGTAGTAGGAGCAAGTATTACATTACGCTCCTGTACGTCCTAGCCCGCAGAGGGCAGTAGCAGACTATCAATCACCCTCTTCTGGCATCGCAACGTCCCACCGTCACCATCTCACACTTTTCGGAGGCTTTGTGATTCTCTGCCCATATTCACGGGTGGGCATCTCCGTGGTCCTGGCGAGAGATGCTCGGGTGAAAGAGTGAGGTGATCAAGGAACCAGCACAACTCATGAGGGCGTGGGCCggttgtcgacggcgatcCACCATATCCaggagcagcaacagccgcgCTTCCTGACAGCGTGGTCTGATATCTGGTCAGGGAAAGCTAAGACGTCGTCCCACGTCGAACGTTGAAAGTCGGGTCACTATTAGCAATACGATGGGATGGGCCATCGCATGTTTGAGACATAATACTGCTAGGTCGGTTCCCATGTGCCTTTCCGAAACCGATGCTCATGCCGTCCACGGATGGCTGCAAAGCGGCCAGCTTCACGGCCACCTTCGCTGCGTAGAAGTGCACGCCCGCTCTTCGCCTGGGCACGCAGCTtgcacgtcgccgccgccgctcatgGCAGCCAAACTTCGCCCTCGGGATACACACGTAGTGTCGAATATCCAAGCTTCTGTCCATTGCACCCCGTCACCCGTCAAAAGGCTACGACATGGCTGTACGTCCACTTGATGCCATCGCCGCATGCCTGTGCAACAGCCTTGCGACGGAATGGGCGCCTCGTGAGCCAGCGGCCGACAACATTCCTCCCACCGAACTGCGTCTACTAGTAGCAGAGAGACTCCCACGAGCACCAGATAAACACAGACCGGTAACCCGGCAACACCAAAACGGCTTTTTCCCCGTCCCGACAAGATAGACCACGCACCTCGTTTCACAACACGAAGAGGCAAGGGGTAATActggtcgtggtggtgcgtcGGCTATCCTCGCCCCCCCGCCTACTTGAACTTGACCCAGCTGGCAGCCTGGTCGAGGGCCCTCTGCTCAAGGCTTCCATCTCGCGTGCCTGCCCGGAGCGCAGTTCTCGCAGCCTCGAACTGCTGTTTACGCCCCGCGTCCACCGCCCCGGTGGCGACCACGTTGCGAAGAAAGTACCAGACGGACTCGTTCCTCCAGTGGAACGACTCCGTGAGCTGCAGCGTCTCGCTAAAGACACCCGCGGCCTCTCCCGTCCATGCCCTGAGCAGGAACAGGAGGAACATCCACCcggagacgtcgtcgtggtggctGAAGCACCAGCGCTTGGCGTCCGCCACCAGCGACGGCCCGTCCAACAACGCACGCTGTGGCTCGTttcgcgccgtcgcggagaGCGCGACCAGCTGTCGGGCGTGGCACCAGGCGTAGTAGTTGCGGGGGTGCCGCTCCGCCGAcacgaagacgacgtcgcgTATGTCTGCTGcgaggtcgcccgccgcggcaaGGTCACCGAGCTGTGCCGTCAGCCATCGGCGATGGCTCCAGAGGACAGGAGACTTGGTGTGTCGGTGAAGGCGACTCGTCAGAAGGCTGTCGATGAAGTACTTTTCCTTGCCGAGAAGCTCCCTGACGTGTTCATGTTTCGAAGTGTTGTTGGATATGAGACGTTTGCGGGTATTCGCCGCCGTGAGGTGCTCGGCGTCCATGAGGAGAATGGTAGCAGTGGCCCGCAGGATCCGGTCCTCCGCGACCTCCTTCCCGTGAACAAGGTGCTCGTTCAGTATCCTTCTGGCGACGATAAATGCCTGCACAAGCCGCAGCTTGGGTATAGCAATGGCGTTGACGTCTTGAAGCAACGTCGTGTCCGCATCTGGGATGTGGCTCTGGCCCAGCAGTTCTATCTCGAGCAGGGAGCCGTGCGCTTGGATCAGCGCCGAGGATATCTCCTCGAAGACCCTCTCGTGATTGCCATTCTTGAGTGCCACCTTGACGCCCTTGTCGAGCGCCCGGGACATTTGAGAAAACTGAACGGTGGACACACAATTCGCAGTGAAGTGCGTGTCTGGAGCTCAACCTGGCTCCCGGGTAACTTGAACGTTGGCGGAGCGGGAGGCAAGCGCTGAAGTTGGGTTATGTCAtcagcgcgcccgcccagccaaCAGGACAGCTCGAgtccgacggcggcgcaacCGGACCCCACGATGCCACTCAAGTGCCAGCTCAACCGCCATCCTCCCCGACCCGAGCTCTCCTGTCTCTGCTCCCCCAGACGGCGCCAAGATGTCGACCCTTTTGTTTGTCATCTTCGCCatcgagctgctggcgcacgt
Above is a genomic segment from Purpureocillium takamizusanense chromosome 2, complete sequence containing:
- a CDS encoding uncharacterized protein (EggNog:ENOG503P259), coding for MSRALDKGVKVALKNGNHERVFEEISSALIQAHGSLLEIELLGQSHIPDADTTLLQDVNAIAIPKLRLVQAFIVARRILNEHLVHGKEVAEDRILRATATILLMDAEHLTAANTRKRLISNNTSKHEHVRELLGKEKYFIDSLLTSRLHRHTKSPVLWSHRRWLTAQLGDLAAAGDLAADIRDVVFVSAERHPRNYYAWCHARQLVALSATARNEPQRALLDGPSLVADAKRWCFSHHDDVSGWMFLLFLLRAWTGEAAGVFSETLQLTESFHWRNESVWYFLRNVVATGAVDAGRKQQFEAARTALRAGTRDGSLEQRALDQAASWVKFK